tcgtctcaaacacaaaaaacctcgtattgtagactctttattgttggtattttcttttttttttattacatgatgaaatgactttagctgtttccaaagatgcgttgtgttttgtcaagcagcgtgtaaatcaaattgtcctcactttTGGTGCATtcttacattatactgatgttgagttgtaaataagatcatcttgcttgcttttcacagtgtctcctctgtactttttagagacaagagaagaagcataaaggaacaaaatgctatgaaaagccaaaacaagaaaaacatatgaaCCATGAGttattagaagttgtctgaaaaaggccaagattcacagacgtttcttgtctacgataacaacacagggaaatcatcaagactcgttcggttaatctctgtggcatccgtggatatcttgccttttttaggtcatcgagatctagatttaccctatagtgtttgctaagaggtttatcttttagtcttttggagtattttgttaaaaattgaacgtgatttgtaattgttgaaggttgaccgtgttttctttgggaccgacaatatgtcaaagacttacgaacgtctcttgtctacgatcacaccacaaggaaaaaaactgggactcgttcgatccccgaagttaaaccctgtcgggcgaggatagtacctggctggttgacctcctgacgctttttagcACTCTGTCAGGTTGGCCCGTTCCTGCGAGGTTCTAGTTGTGGTGGGTGACGCCAAGTTCAGTGAAGCACaagatttttcaagtttaaagttgtggtccggctttttttttcttggaggtggtaagctttttgttattttgattgctgtctttgttttttttctctttcggtgaccctcccggggactcatgctgggcgttctgccctaacccggggtaaACCGATCCTTTTTGCTTCTCTCTTTCCCGCGGTTTTTTGGGTTTTTGATTTTTGGCTTgggttttttctttggtgttgttttttggGTGTTTATCACTTGTAGTTTAATATTACATCCTTAATATTTGTAGTTATTAATTGTAGTTTGGATTATTATATTAAGGGTATTGTTTGCCCTTTGTTTTTGACTTATTATATATTAGTGTGGATAAACTTTTCGGACTTTTTGTCCTAAACCCCTTTTTTGTACTATAGTTTGGATTCATATTGATTAATATTCGTAGTTATTACTTGTAGTTGAGACTATCATATTAAGGGTATTACCTTGCCCTttgtattgaaaatattataaagaaTACTAGTTTGGATAAGCTATTATATTGTAGTTTGGTGTTATTAAGATttgaattagcataataatatttgtttcctTATTGCTTAATTTGATTATAGTTTAATTATTAGTTTAGTCTATTTACATCATGGTACCGCGAAATACGCGTACCCTTATTGTTAAGTCTGCCTTCCCGGCGGGGGTGTCCCATGCGGGTGTGGCTGAAATCATCGCTAAGTCCCTTTCAGGTCAGATCGACTCCATTCAGGTCTGTCCCGGGGGGATCATACGTATTAGTTTTTTGGACCCACAGTCCAAAAAGTCCTATGAGGAGGCCGGCACCATTTCTTTTGGTGATGTTTGTTGTCAGATTTTATGTTCAACCCCCATCACTCATGTTTTGGTTTACTTATTCCCTTTTGagggtaaaaatgactgtatCAGGGACGCCCTAAAGTATTTTGGGGACATCAAGGAAATAAAGTTCCAGGAGTGGACTAATGTCCCGGGAGTGGCTACTGGCACGCGCATTGTGCGCATGGTGCGTAAGCATGAGATTCCCAGAAATGTGGTCATAGATAGTGTCAAGTGTAGGGTATGGTATAAGGCCAACCCTTAGTGTGCGACATTTGTTCTAACAATCATAAGGCAGCTGATTGTCCGTTGCGGGGCAAGTGCCGGCGCTGCCACCAGGCCGGCCATTTTGTCAGGGATTGTCCAAAACCTGTCTGGTTTATGCCAGGAAGGGAGGATACCCCTACCCCTGTTCTAGCCGAGGATCCGCCTTCGGGTGAGGTTTCAGCCTCACTTAGTGAGAAAGTAAACGAGATTGTTGCTGCGCCTGTTAGCGTTGGGGAGGTTCCTGGGTCCCAGGCCTCTCAATCGGTTTTAGATAAGGAGGTTGTGACTGCCTCCGCTGTTGGGGAAGTTTCGGCTTCCTCCCAGGCCCCTTCGGAGACGTCCGGAGGGGACATGGACCTGGATTCATTGGATCTTCGGGACAATGAATTAGATGAGGTTGCTAGCCAACCTTTGTCTGGTGAGTCCCTTTTTGAGAGCGCTTCTGAGAGTGCTTCAGGGGGGGCGCCTGTTGGTGTGGGTTTGGTCTCGCCCGAAGAGACTTCAGTGCTTGTTAGGAATTTGAAAGCTGTGCTGCCGGTGGCTGCTGGTGAGGATGCCCAGAGATCTTCTGTGGCTTCCCCCCATGAATTCATCGTTCCTTTGCCCCCTCGTGCGCGGCAGCGTACCCCATCTGCCCGCACGGCCTCTCGTTCCCGGTCTCGTTCCGGTGACGAGAGGTCTCCCCCCGTTAGTCCGGCCGGCCCTCATAGGACTAGTCGTTCGCGTCAGCCGTCTAGCCCTGCTAGGCCTCGTTCATCGTCTGTCCCCCAGTCGGACCACCACCGTtagttatttttgtatttcataaTCAGTATgtttttttacagtttctttactttacttatGGCTCTCATGGTCATATCAGTTAATGTAAATGGGTTGAGGGATGAACACCGGCGGTTGGGATTCCTCCAGTGGCTGTCACATCTCTCTGCCTCGGTagtttgtctgcaggagacacatGCGGTTTCGTTTGCTGATCTCCAGTCATGGTtttctcgttttggttttttgtgtgcgGGTTCTTTTGGTTCTGTTCATTCTTGTGGGGTGGCTGTTTTGTATCGGCCGGTTTTTGAGTGTAAGTCGGTAGTGTGTGAATTTGATGGTCGTTTTGTTTTGGTCGAGttggcttttcgtggtgctgtttTTCGTGTGGCCAGTATTTATGCCCCTAATCGTAATCCTGAccgtgatgatttttttgttcggtgTGCTAATGCTATTGACCCTTCTGTCCCTACTCTTTTGTGCGGCGACTTCAACACGGTTTTTGATCGTGTTGTTGATCGTCGTGGTTCGTGTCCTTTTGATGTTTCTCGTGAAAGTTCTGCAATGTTGTCTAGCTTGTTTTCGGATTGTTGTGTTGTGGATATTTGGCGGGTTTTGCATCCTGgtgtttctgcattttcttggtgtcggcccgatggggcccttgcttcTCGCATCGACCTCATCGGTTGCCCGTATGTGTGGGTGCCCCATGTGTCTGCTGCAGACATTCTACCTTGTCCATTTTCTGATCATTGtgctctgtctttttcttttgtccttccTGACTCTGTGCCCATGGGCCCAGGGTTGTGGAAAttgaatttatcaattttaGAGGAGGATGAGTATGTCAGCCTCATCACtgatttttggttcttttggcaacgttgtcagtctggtttttcctctcttacgcggtggtgggacgctgggaaatcccatattaaacgtttgagcattaattattgtaaaaatcgtaATAAGTCAAAATGTATTGAGCGTAATATTCTTGTTAACTTAGTAGCCCATCTTAAAACCCATGTTGACTCTGGTCGTCTTTCTCTTCTCCCTATTTATTTGTCCACTCTTTCTCGTCTAGATGCTTTAGATTGCGAGGTGGCGCGGGGCGCCCAGGTGCGGGCTCGGGCGaggtgggctgaggagggtgagtCCTCCACTGCATATTTTTTTCGCCTCGAGAAGAAACGGGCTACGGACCGTtatatctcggcgctgagaGCGAGTGATGGGTCTTTGGTAATTGATAAGGATGGTCTCTGTAATCTTTTGCGTTCTTTCTACCTCgatctctttactgctgttccttgtgactcttctgctcgtgctgagcttctttctcatatttcttctgttcttccctTTGACAATAGTGAGGCCTGTGAGGGCCTTCTTAGTCAAGGGGAGTGTTTTGCTGCTCTCCAGGGTATGGCTCGTGGGAAGGCCCCTGGCTGCgatggccttcccatggaattttatttaaagttttgggatgttttgggcaatgatttagttttggttttgaattccGCTTTTCGTTTAGGTTCACTGTCTCGCTCTCAGCGTCGAGGTATTATTACTTTGGCTTTTaaaaagggggatcgtcttgaccccaagaactggcgaccaatcactctgttgaatgccgattataagATTGCTTCTCGTTCCATTGCTGCTCGTCTTCTTAAAGTAATCCATTTAATTGTTAGTAaagatcaaacttgtggtgttcctggccgttttattggtgaaaatgttgctttccttcgtgatgttgttgatttttgtactttttctggtgttcctgctgctctgctttctttggatcaggaaaaggcattcgacagagttgattggtcctttttgcgttcgactctTTATGCTTTTGGGTTTGGTCAGTCTTTTATCGGTTGggttgatttattttataataattcctGTAGTGCTGTAAATGTTAATGGCTATGTTtccagttgtttttctttatcgCGGGGTGTGAGGCAGGGGTGTCCCCTGTCTCCCCTTCTTTACATTTTGGTAGCCGAGGTCTTGGCCTGTAACATTCGTGCCCATAATTccatttctggattgcggcTTCCCCATGCTCCCGTCCCGCTATCTTGTGTCTCGGCCTACGCCGATGATACCACGCTCGTCGTCACTTCTACCCGTTCAATTATAGCTGTTTTTGATGTGTTTTCTCTCTATGAGAGGGGCTCGGGGGCTAAACTTAATTTGGAAAAATGTGAGGGTTTATGGTTAGGCTCGTGGAATGGCCGCACTGACGCACCGGTTGATATTTCATGGTCGTCCGTTAAGGTTAAGGTGTTGGGGGTCTTCCTGGGACCGGGGAATCTGGAGGAAGAGAACTGGAGGCCGCGTATCACCGCGGTCGAGAATGCTTTGAATTCCTGGAGGCAGCGTTCGCTGTCTTATCGTGGGAAGGCTCTTGTGATCAATGCCTTGGCCCTTTCtcgtgtgtggtacgtggcctcttTGATTTATGTTCCCCGGTGGGTCAGTGCGGAATTAAATACtctaatttttaagtttttttggggcGGTAGGCGCGATCTAGTGGCTCGTCGTGTCGTGgtgcaacctttttgtttgggtggtttttctgtggtggattTTCAATCTAAGGTTTCTGCTCTTCATgtgcagtgggttcgtcgttttgtttcttctccttcttcctgggtttctttcatggttttttggttttcttccgtGCTTGCCGCTCCTCCGCATACTGTTTTTTCTAGTCCGAATGTTTTCGCTGTGGATTTCCTTCCGCCTTTTTATCGCTCTCTGTTGTTGGCTTGGCGGGCGTGTAAGGGATCCTTCCAGGCCTCCACCTTGGGTATTGGTTCAGGTATTGAGTTTTGTCCTGTTTCTTCTCTGACCACTCGGTCTgcctatctttttcttttgtccgagAATGCTGTTGTTCCCCATTGTGAGAcgaagttttttcctctttttggttctttgtattggtcctggacttggcgtcagcttttttactttgatttagaTCGTTCTGTTATTGATTTGGCCTGGAAGATTTCCCATGGGGTCCCTTACACGgccgagaggcttgcctcgttTGGTTATGATCTCTCTACCACCTGTTTTTGTTCAGATCCTATGGAGTCTCTTCAGCACTTGTTCTTTTATTGTCCTTTGGCTGTTAGTGTTCTTTCTTGGGTACAGTCCcttatgtttcttgcttctcctcTGTGCCCCACGTTGTTGCTTCGTCATGCTTTATTTGGTTTCTCCTCGGATGAGTTGTTGGTGGTTCCTAAGGTTTTTTGTTACTTACTTAATGTTTCTAAGTTTTATATTTGGGTGGCTCgcaatgattttcgttttcgggGGAAGCGTCCTTCGGCTGTGAGTGTTATGGAGCGTGTTAAGTCTCGTGTTCGGTTTtatcttcctttgttcttccgtcgcttccgttcttctcgtcgtcgtcgtttTTTCGTTCGCCAATGGGGTGCTCGTGGTGTCGTGGCTTCCGTTCGGAATGATGTTCTTGTTGTCCACATTTAGTTTATCTCTctcgtgtgtttttgttgtatgtcctggcctttctcgggcgtaccattgcgatggatgagtcggttgactggcagtcttttgatttgccattcgcccttgcgctgggtcatgcttgtcctgttgtctagttgtcctctgtgttatttgtttgttccgttcgtccttttatgttggggtggggttcgattccccggcgagtttggcgtgttggtacacccccgtttgagatggaaccgtctttgacggagtagtcggaatgtctggtggccattgcactcaccctaccggggggcctgccattcgtctcaaacacaaaaaaaaacctcgtattgtagactctttattgttggtattttctttttcttatttgatgatgaaatgactttagctgtttccaaagatgcgttgtgttttgtcaagcagcgtgaaaatcaaattgtcctcacttctggtgcattattacattatactgatgttgagttgtaaataagatcatcttgcttgcttttcacagtgtctcctctgtactttttagagataagagaagaagcataaaggaacaaaatgctatgaaaagccataacaagaaaaacataggaaccatgagtaattagaagttgtctgaaaaaggccacgattcacagacgtttcttgtctacgataacaacacagggaaaacatcaagactcgttcggttaatctctgtggcatccgtggatatcttgccttttttaggtcatcgagatctagatttaccctatagtgtttgctaagaggtttatcttttagtcttttggagtattttgttaaaaattgaacgtgatttgtaattgttgaaggttgaccgtgttttctttgggaccgacaatatgtcaaagatttacgaacgtctcttgtctacgatcacaccacaaggaaaaaaaactgggactcgttcgatccccgaagttaaaccctgtcgggcgaggatagtacctggatggttgaccgcctggaaatacctcgtattgtagactctttattgttggtattttcttttttttattacatgatgaa
This genomic stretch from Acropora muricata isolate sample 2 chromosome 5, ASM3666990v1, whole genome shotgun sequence harbors:
- the LOC136917295 gene encoding uncharacterized protein, translated to MPGREDTPTPVLAEDPPSGEVSASLSEKVNEIVAAPVSVGEVPGSQASQSVLDKEVVTASAVGEVSASSQAPSETSGGDMDLDSLDLRDNELDEVASQPLSGESLFESASESASGGAPVGVGLVSPEETSVLVRNLKAVLPVAAGEDAQRSSVASPHEFIVPLPPRARQRTPSARTASRSRSRSGDESFFTLLMALMVISVNVNGLRDEHRRLGFLQWLSHLSASVVCLQETHAVSFADLQSWFSRFGFLCAGSFGSVHSCGVAVLYRPVFECKSVVCEFDGRFVLVELAFRGAVFRVASIYAPNRNPDRDDFFVRCANAIDPSVPTLLCGDFNTVFDRVVDRRGSCPFDVSRESSAMLSSLFSDCCVVDIWRVLHPGVSAFSWCRPDGALASRIDLIGCPYVWVPHVSAADILPCPFSDHCALSFSFVLPDSVPMGPGLWKLNLSILEEDEYVSLITDFWFFWQRCQSGFSSLTRWWDAGKSHIKRLSINYCKNRNKSKCIERNILVNLVAHLKTHVDSGRLSLLPIYLSTLSRLDALDCEVARGAQVRARARWAEEGESSTAYFFRLEKKRATDRYISALRASDGSLVIDKDGLCNLLRSFYLDLFTAVPCDSSARAELLSHISSVLPFDNSEACEGLLSQGECFAALQGMARGKAPGCDGLPMEFYLKFWDVLGNDLVLVLNSAFRLGSLSRSQRRGIITLAFKKGDRLDPKNWRPITLLNADYKIASRSIAARLLKRGSGAKLNLEKCEGLWLGSWNGRTDAPVDISWSSVKVKVLGVFLGPGNLEEENWRPRITAVENALNSWRQRSLSYRGKALVINALALSRVWYVASLIYVPRWVSAELNTLIFKFFWGGRRDLVARRVVVQPFCLGGFSVVDFQSKVSALHVQWVRRFVSSPSSWVSFMVFWFSSVLAAPPHTVFSSPNVFAVDFLPPFYRSLLLAWRACKGSFQASTLGIGSGIEFCPVSSLTTRSAYLFLLSENAVVPHCETKFFPLFGSLYWSWTWRQLFYFDLDRSVIDLAWKISHGVPYTAERLASFGYDLSTTCFCSDPMESLQHLFFYCPLAVSVLSWVQSLMFLASPLCPTLLLRHALFGFSSDELLVVPKVFCYLLNVSKFYIWVARNDFRFRGKRPSAVSVMERVKSRVRFYLPLFFRRFRSSRRRRFFVRQWGARGVVASVRNDVLVVHI